Below is a genomic region from Gadus morhua chromosome 4, gadMor3.0, whole genome shotgun sequence.
CGGTATCAAATCCAACAGCCCAGATTCCATCAACTAAAAACGGCGGAAGAAAATGTATTGCATAATCCAAATTTATGCCTCAAATCTCCTGATTTGACGGTTCTACGATCCAATGCCCCCACAGGGAACGGCAAAGCAATAGGGGTCCCTGGAAAACAcaaactttttttaaattgcacAATAATTGATGTCACTCAAAAAAAGAGTGAAACaagtatacatttacatttaggggatttagtgcgctttaatccaaagcgacttccgataagtacatttgtcagaagaaagagaaacaacaatttTTAACTGTCggcacagtaaggatgttcatagaaccaagtgccaagcactagcaatcgctaggttacccattccctgtatacaataGAGATTGCagggataagatgctacacgactAAGTACTGTAACTAAGTATGACATacataagtgtgtacattaagtgccaggacgtacgacatacaataagtagtACGTTTATGATAAGTACGTTTATGagaaatacatttataatatataatacgtTTACAGTAAAGACTTGTGCAATCCCATATCCTCACTGTCTCGCCCCGCTGTCCCCTCAGGTGACGTCCCAGAAGGAGGCAGCCAGCCAGGCGGGTGTTGTGTTCGTAGCGCTGTTCCCCGAGCACTACTCCACGCTGGCAGGCCTCAGGCAGGTCCTGGCGGGCAAAGTGCTGGTGGATGTCAGCAATGCCGTCCAGGTCAACCTCTGCAGGACATCCCATGCCGAGCAGCTGGCAGACATGTTCCCGGAGAGCCACGTGGTGAAAGGGTTCAACACCGTGTCAGCTTGGGCGCTCCAGACCGGCCCGCGGGACGGGAACCGACAGGTGAGGTCCCGGTCTGAGGTCCGGGCGTGTCCGGGATTCGGAGGATGTTTTCAGTTGCACGCTGTATCAATTGTGTTTGACGCAGACATTTAGTTTGGTTCCAATTTGAATTGATGCCCGAGAACGGCCTAATTGAGAACTGCTTCCCACATGCTCCATGCAGAGTGATAATAAAATAGTGAAAATAAATTCGGTCTGTGATCCTCACTTTTTCTGTCCACTCCTCTTCTGCTCTATCACCCTGAGCTTCCCCCTGGGTGTGACCTCATGTTAGCTCACGGTGGTCCTCGTCCCCCCCGGGGTGTAACCTCAcggtgctcctctcctccccgtcctccaggTCATGCTGTGCGGTGACAGCGCGGAGGCCAAGGCAGTGGTGGGCGGGCTGTGCCGCGCACTGGGCTTCGCCCCGGTGGACACAGGCCTCCTGGCGGCCCAGGCCCTGGATTTGGAGAACCTCCCACTGAGGCTCTTCCCATCGTGGCGCGTCCCGGTCCTCTCCACGCTCGGCCTCTTCGTGGTCTTCTACCTGTACAACTTCCTGCGCGACGTGCTGCACCCCTTCGTGGCGTTGGGCCGCGCCCCCGCCTTCTACAAGCTGCCCGTGGAGACGGTGAACGCCACGCTGCCGGCGGTGGCCCTGGTCACGCTGGCCTCAGTGTACGCCCCTGGCTCGCTCGCCGCGGGCCTGCAGCTGTCCCGGGGCACCAAGTACGCCCGCTTCCCCAGCTGGCTGGACCGCTGGATGGGTCGCAGAAAGCAGTTGGGGCTGTGCAGCTTCGCCTGCGCTGCCATACATGCCGTCTACAGCCTGTGTCTGCCCATGAGGCGCTCGGCGCGATACAAGATGCTCAACGACGCCTTTAAGCAGGTGAGCACCGTGTGTGGGTGAGCGCTGTGGGCTGAGTTAGGGTTTGAGCTATGATGGtttcaggtaggggttaggcatcaATGCTCTAGGGCAGTGGTTCCCATCCTGGGGGGCGCGTTTCCCCTGGGGGGGCGCGCAGGACTCgagttgaggggggatggcatccccgtttggaattaaaatgatcaaaatcatcccccttctgaaacagccatcccccattcccatcccctgttattttatcaattaatgtggaaacATTACCGCTATTTCATTATAGCGTTTCCTTATTCAATTCGgcgcaacgttacttttcctagggacagatttgacagcgatactgcattctcgagcagtatgctattgcgcaagcaagCAGGCGTACTTGTGCAATAGTGccttcacaagctctcattccacaccgtacgagacaGACACTGGTAGtgtgaagctgtctctgcatctcagacatcgcttccgcaggcaactctgtccccttttctccctttcattccaacccgtgaGCAGCGCTAGTCTCTCTTCTCTGCCGaatgcatttttgaaaaaaaagaataagaatcagtttttaaaatccttaaatgtgatgcatgcctccgaatcgtgtgatgcgtccgatcagctgcgtttttggggataaaataaGAGCAATGACATGACAATAGTCATCACTCttattttatccccaaaaatatataataataataataataataataataataataataataataataaatgtagctgcatgcagcaatgtgggtgtcaagcataatgggactcgataagctaattctgccggacggacggaatcggctgggtggctacatgacgaccgtctcagTAATTGGTAAACTAACtctgccggacggacgtaatcggctggtTGGCTACATGACAACCTTCTTGGTAATCTGTAAACTAATTATGCCCCACGGAggtaatcggctaggtggcaACATTaggaccgtctcggtaatcggtaataaTGACGGCAGGTGGGATGAAGTACAGCATTATGCGAATACTCGTAAATGAAGACAAAATGGAAAAATGAGCCTACCTAGTGGTAAGGGCGCAttacgaccgtctcggtaatcggtgACCTAATTCTGCTACATGATGACCATATCGGTAATtggacggacgtaatcggcttggtggctacatgacgaccgtctcggttaTCGTAATCACGACGGCTGGTGGAatgggtggctacatgacgaccatCTCGGTAATCGTTAATAACGACGTCTGGTGGAATGAACTACAGAATTATGCGAATGCCAATGTTTACCAAACGGAAAAATGACCCTacctaaagcccagttcagacccaagattcaccttgcaacggcttgcaacggcttgcaacgagacggttttagaacgtcgcaggggcggtgtgaacgggtcgttgcaagccgttgcaaggcgtcgcaaggcgttgcaaggagtcgccagagattgtacatgtcaaatcgcaaggtccagttttagaacgcggcgatttaacaattcctcttcagccaatcacagcacagaacaacttgtacgtcacggccttactccgtcccggtaccgtactgtcgtattttgttgatgtatttgcacttttaatcttgctgaattctacgacgaataattgtgtccaaatacagatatgaggacgacaaatgacctgaaaagatttggttggggtttgtctaatttttcctgcatttacagtgtgggtgcagaattcgacggtgcgctagattgattgtggcatcgttgtttgcgacctgcgttgcttgtggactctgtgatgatcgcagacacgaataattgtgtccaaatacagatatgaggacgacaaatgacctgaaaacacttggttggggttagactcattttccccgcatttacagtgtggtcgcagatttcgacggtgtgctgtcatgaattgtgactcATCtgggattgcgacctgctgcttgtggactctgtgatgatcgcagacatgaataattgtgtccaaatacaaatatgaggacgacaaatgacctgaaaacatttggttggagtttgactcattttccccgcatttacagtgtggtcgcagatttcgacggtctgctgtcatgaattgtgacccatcgggaattgcgacctgctgcttgtggactgtgtgatgatcgcagacatgaataattgtgtccaaatacaaatatgaggacgacaaatgacctgaaaatgcaatgtatccaacaacgggtaatctaaactaactgtaagctccagctatttactccaatgcagatgtagtggagaatgacaagacatagtaactctagcctactctcaagtaaaataaaaataaaactaattgcaaacctaactaatcgcaaacctaactaatctaacctaacctacgcaaatgatgatgttgcggctctcagcatgtgccagagcgttcacagttgctatggaaaccaccttgcgtcgcagcccgttgcagcgcgttgcagccagtgtgaactgcccagttttagaacgtcgcagcctgtctcgttgcaaggcgttgcaaggagttgcgagttgcaagccgttgcaaggtgaatctttggtctgaactgggcatTAGGGCGCATTATCTTCTGCCCGACAGAAAAAATGACACAAATACATTGGGGTATTCAGAACAATATCGCTAACAGAGACAAAATGttaacaagcatccgttctggaggtgattcatgaagcatctaatccagtaagaattgcagtttatattgtaagtgggcggaatggtaaataaagtcattgttgtttgacgtccccctgaggtcaaaggtcaccaaattgtttggCTGTCCCCAGAAAGATGTCATGAGTCTATGTagcaagtttggctatgatatgttaaagagttgctgagaacaggcttacttcctgttagGCGGCtgtgccgtcaagtttgattggctgtcccgGCCAAACGGTTTGGAATTAGGAAAAGCTGTTTGgcacatttgttcagcttggtctgaagatcaaaTCTGGCAAGTTTCATGATGATTGGACATAATCTagcaagtttggctatgatatgttaaagagttGCTGACAACAGGCTTACTCCCTGTTATGGAGCttcgccgtcaagtttgattggctgtcacggcccaACAGTATTGAATAAGAAAAGGCTGTTTGGCAGATTTGTtcggcttggtctgaagatcatataagTCAAGTTTCATGATGATTGGACATAATCTGCGGCCTGTGGATATGTAATGTTGatattgacaactttcaacatggcggccaggcTTTGCCgacaagtttgattggctgtcgcggCCAAACGGTTTGGAATTAGGAAAAGCTGTTTGGCAcgtttgttcagcttggtctgaagatcaaatatggcaagtttcatgatgattggacataatttgtggcctgtggatatgtaatgttgattttgacaactttcaacatggagGCCAATTTCAGATGTTccaatgggaaatattttatgTGCTATATGGAGCGGTCTGAGAGTATCACCAGAAATAGAAGATTTGTTcgaaatatactcatgtgaagagagaggagttaaaacacgtctttgttaattatagcgcccctagaggtcaatgatcaccaaattctttgagtgtccccatgatgatgtcatgggtctatgtaccaagtttggtttatgatatgtcaaagggctgctgagatatcggcttacttcctgtttggcagcttcgccgccaaatttgattggctgtagcggccaaacggttttgaatttgaaaaaacCGCTTGCTCTTTCATATTTTTATATCAAGCATGGcctgaagatcatgtgtgccacgAATCGAAATGATGGGACAAAAtgtgtgataggagtagcattttgaaggttttggacataaaccaagatggcggaaaatccatcATGGCGCAAAATTACGTATCATTGGATGCaccaaggaatccaatgatacctggtttgtgtatattggatgaatgggtcgaagttataaacatgaatgcatgtgcaattttgacctgttggtggggctagagctgttgggctagcgacctgaaaTTGGCTTGTTGGGATAacggggctgtcctgaaccagtgtgccaaatttcacaacttttcaccaaggtgttctatgggctgccatagactcccatgacagaataataataataggaaaacatacaaaaacaataggttgtctcgcagcttcgctgcttgacacccaataataaatatagctgggagcagcaatgtgggtgtcaagcataatgggactcggtaggctaattctgccggatggacgtaatcggccagggggctacatgaagACCGCCTCggtaatcggcaataccgacagccggtgggatgagcattatgcgagtacgcgtcaatgtttaccaaatgggaaaaggaccccacctagtggtaagggcgcaatacagtctgcctgacagaacaaatgtcacaaataaatAGGGGTATTcagaacaatatccctaaaatagacacaatgtaaacaagcatccgttcaggaggtggttcgtgaacagaggcgtcgtcagcccctttttactggggcacgtgccccagtaaaagtctccagtgccccagtaaaattccattgatcagattcattattaaattaatctgcagaagcgccgctctcgctatggaaaCGGCAAGATTCATCAAATGaatctcctgctgcctcgggagtcttcagtcgagcctgccacttaccagccaatcaaaaaacgaaaggtgctacataaaagccaatcagaaaatagcaCTACTGTATCTGGGTACGATTTAAtgcaacaaccaatgaaaaaaaaacagttatttCCGGATTCGTCCACGTAACTCTGAATGTTTCGTTTGAAACCgcgggagctggaaacagcacagagtaagtcatctcctgTTTTAACGtaacaacaaattcacaacttgtttgacacaaacaatgacaacttgattgctgttaatTTTGCCCacataattagcaccagtttttcaatactgagcgtctgtagcctgaagttttatagcacacagacacacacacacacacacacacaccatgcgtgcacgcaaacacgcggaaatgaataatgaatcttCAAAACTTGAGAGTCCTGTAAAAGTATAGGCATTTGTTTTGTGAAGCTGTCCTGTAAAACTAAACATTCGCCTTCTGAAAAACGATTCAGATGGACATCAGAAAATTCTTTacgggcagagggagaggagcagtgaggagagatgaggacGAGGGAGGTATGATAATTGCCCACATTAACGTCAACATTAATATTTATGCTGGTAATAGCCAACAATTGCTAGTATGATGTGCTGTGATTTGATCAATGGTTTATTTTTGCCAATTCAGTTTTGTCTATACTGAATTGGGTAAGCTTCCCTGTTAATTAGGAAAGCCTATGAAATGCATGCAGTGAGTATACTTAGGCCTATGTGTTTGGATGTTTCTGGCTAGTGGCTGCTACACTGATTGAGGGGCAGAgtgctggaggagaaggaggaggagaaggaataggaggaggaggaggaggaggaggaggaggaggagaaggaagagcaggaggagagaggggagaaagagcaCAGGCTGGGGGGTCCAGGGCCaggcagggggaggaagaggagagagacaggcaaggATCGGATGAGGACATGTTGGGGGCTAGACGCAAAACTATTCAGAATATTGAGGAGGATATCTGTGACCTAGGGGAGATATGTGATGGTCCAAATCAGGTCAAATTGGCCCAATACCCACAGCACTGGTTCGGGTTGAAA
It encodes:
- the LOC115541881 gene encoding metalloreductase STEAP3 isoform X3 → MEGSRESCKKKKVTSQKEAASQAGVVFVALFPEHYSTLAGLRQVLAGKVLVDVSNAVQVNLCRTSHAEQLADMFPESHVVKGFNTVSAWALQTGPRDGNRQVMLCGDSAEAKAVVGGLCRALGFAPVDTGLLAAQALDLENLPLRLFPSWRVPVLSTLGLFVVFYLYNFLRDVLHPFVALGRAPAFYKLPVETVNATLPAVALVTLASVYAPGSLAAGLQLSRGTKYARFPSWLDRWMGRRKQLGLCSFACAAIHAVYSLCLPMRRSARYKMLNDAFKQVKEGVADSWQEDEVWRMELYLSTGIMALCLLSLLAIASLPSVADALNWREFTFVQSWIGLAALTMATLHTLLFGWDRAFDPGQYRLCLPPTFMVALALPLAVLCSRLALSLPCLAAPLARIRRGWERSRHLRFSLPVEEGGAVGNGRSLEDISNV
- the LOC115541881 gene encoding metalloreductase STEAP3 isoform X2; the protein is MPREEMKRPLIRGRGVGSRSLEALISDPATPVVGVLGTGDFSRSLSGRLVASGYQVVVGSRSPKRSRALFPEEAEVTSQKEAASQAGVVFVALFPEHYSTLAGLRQVLAGKVLVDVSNAVQVNLCRTSHAEQLADMFPESHVVKGFNTVSAWALQTGPRDGNRQVMLCGDSAEAKAVVGGLCRALGFAPVDTGLLAAQALDLENLPLRLFPSWRVPVLSTLGLFVVFYLYNFLRDVLHPFVALGRAPAFYKLPVETVNATLPAVALVTLASVYAPGSLAAGLQLSRGTKYARFPSWLDRWMGRRKQLGLCSFACAAIHAVYSLCLPMRRSARYKMLNDAFKQVKEGVADSWQEDEVWRMELYLSTGIMALCLLSLLAIASLPSVADALNWREFTFVQSWIGLAALTMATLHTLLFGWDRAFDPGQYRLCLPPTFMVALALPLAVLCSRLALSLPCLAAPLARIRRGWERSRHLRFSLPVEEGGAVGNGRSLEDISNV
- the LOC115541881 gene encoding metalloreductase STEAP3 isoform X1 → MRTSLLGSVRPDVMPREEMKRPLIRGRGVGSRSLEALISDPATPVVGVLGTGDFSRSLSGRLVASGYQVVVGSRSPKRSRALFPEEAEVTSQKEAASQAGVVFVALFPEHYSTLAGLRQVLAGKVLVDVSNAVQVNLCRTSHAEQLADMFPESHVVKGFNTVSAWALQTGPRDGNRQVMLCGDSAEAKAVVGGLCRALGFAPVDTGLLAAQALDLENLPLRLFPSWRVPVLSTLGLFVVFYLYNFLRDVLHPFVALGRAPAFYKLPVETVNATLPAVALVTLASVYAPGSLAAGLQLSRGTKYARFPSWLDRWMGRRKQLGLCSFACAAIHAVYSLCLPMRRSARYKMLNDAFKQVKEGVADSWQEDEVWRMELYLSTGIMALCLLSLLAIASLPSVADALNWREFTFVQSWIGLAALTMATLHTLLFGWDRAFDPGQYRLCLPPTFMVALALPLAVLCSRLALSLPCLAAPLARIRRGWERSRHLRFSLPVEEGGAVGNGRSLEDISNV